The nucleotide window CCGCGACGGTACCTTCACGGATATCGAAGACCGTAGCTAGTCCGGTAACGCATAAGACTCCGCGGACAGCGTCGTTCGGGTTCAGAAGAGTCAGGTAAACACCAGACGCCTGCAGCGAGACCAGCATGCCGATCCCGGCCGCATCGATCGCCGTAACATCGCTGAGGTCGACAATGGCCTCGCTGCCGCCGAGGGCTGCGCAGAGGAGACGCGTTTCTTCACCGCGAACGATTCTGCCCTCACATTTCAGGATTGCCGCGTTACCCACATGGTTGACGGATATTTTGAGCACGATGGTCTCCTTTGGATTCGCATGGTGCCTCACATCTGCCGTAGTTGGCAGATGTGGGTTCTGGGTTCAGTTCGTGGGCGATTACAGGATAAACATCATAGGCGAAGATTAGGCGAAAGCGCAATAGCCACTCAAGATTTCTTTTCCTCAGGCTCCGGACCACCGAACCCGCAACGTCCTCGCATCGCCGCCTTGAATCTCTCGCGCTCCTCCGGCGTCATCGATTCCCAGCGCTCGAACATGCGGCGCTTCCAACTCCAGTCGGAGTGCGAGTGAGACCCCGGGCGGAAACTGCAGAACAATATCTTGCTCAAGACAAGGACGCCCAGCGCCTGCCAGAAGGTGATGGTGTGCCATCCGAACAGGGGCGGCGTGAGCCAGTTCCACAGTCGCATGACGATGTAGGTCAGCAGCGCGAGCGCAACCGCGACGAACAGCACGATCTTCAATACTCGCAAAAATTTGTTGTTTCTCATTTCATCGTTCCTTCATTGCAATCCAAATTCCTTGTAGATGGCGCGCAGACGCTCGCGCAGATGCAGCACGGCATAACGCTTTCGCGAAAGCAGAGTGTTCAACGGCACGCCGGTTTCGGCGGCAATCTCCTTGAAGCTCTGGCCCATCATTTCGTGCGCGATGAATACGTCGCGCTGCTCCGCCGGCAACTCGTCGAGCGCCGCGTCCAATTCTTCGAGCAGGACGCCGCGGGCGTAGGCCGCCTCGGGACCTGCCTCGGGAGAGGGAAGTAAGTCCTCGAGCCGCAGCAGTTCGCCCTCTTCGTTCTCGACCACCGGCGTCCCGGCCTGCTCGCGTTTCCTTTTGCGAAACAGGTCGATGGTGCGGTTGCGCGCCACGCGGAAGAGCCAGGCCGCAACCTGCTCGACCGGCTTCATCATGCGGTAGGCCTCAACCAGCTCGTAGAAGACGTCCTGCAGGACATCCTCGGCGTCGGCCGGGTCGGAGACGTACCTCCGGATGAAGTTGCGCAACCGCGCGCTCTCCTGCTCTACCGCCTTCGAGATTCGCTCGTCTTGATCCGGCATCAGCGACGATTGTGTCAGCGCATCGTCCATCTATGAGTATGACGGACGAGGGTGGGGAATATTGTAGGGGGAGCGGGTGGTCGGTCCTTTCCTTCTTTTGGAAAGGGCCGGAATACGGTGAGTCTACACAATGGGTGCCCGGTCCTTTCCCGTTTTTGGAAAGGGCCGGTGGACCACGAACCTTTCCTCTTCCAGGTCACAGATCGCAGTTCGTATTATTCTCGCGATGAATCGCCATCTTAAGCGTTACTACGGGTACGGACACCTCCACTTCATCACCTTCAGTTGTTATCGTCGCCAGCCGCTGCTGGCTCAGGCTTCGGTTCGTGACCAGTTTCTCAAAATCCTTGAAGAGGTTCGCTGCCGATATCGCTTTGTCGTCGTCGGTTATGTGGTTATGCCGGAGCACGTTCATCTTTTGATCAATGAACCCGAACTGGGCACGCCGTCGCTGGCGATCCAGGTGCTGAAACAGCGCAGTTCGCGGGCGATACCGCATGACGGGCCGCGGTCTGGCAATTGCGCTTTTACGATTTCAATGTGTGGAGCTCGCCCAAGCACGTGGAGAAACTTAAGTACATCCATCGTAATCCCGTGACCCGCGGATTAGTGGCCGCACCGGAAGACTGGCGGTGGAGCAGTTATCGCTGGTATGCGTTCCAGGAACAGGGAGTAGTCGCGGTGAACGAAGGATGGCGGATTATACGTTCGGCCGAGGCGTAGGCGACGTGGTCAACCGGCCCTTTCCGAAGACCGGAAAGGACCGGGCACCCGACGCCTGTGCTCCAGCAAGGTTCGGCCACCCGCCTCAATCCTGCCCGCTACTCGATCGCATACTCAAACTCATACGAGTGCTTCCCGTCCGGCCCAATAATGATGTTGAGCTTCCCGGTGAGTCCGGTGAGCTCGTCGGTGCCGGAGTCGGGGACGACCGTGATGGACATGGTGGGGACGCCGCGCGTCATCGTGGCGGAGTGTTGCAGCACGAAACTGCCGCGACGGCCGTTGAGCGTGCCGGTGACGCGTTCCAGCGCAACGTATCCGCCGGAGCCCTTGGCGTCCGGACGCGAGGCCAGCATTTCGCCCTTGCTGGTGGCCTCGAGATCGCCGTGGAACTGCTTGTCCAGGGACATGCGCGTGAGCCCGGCGGCTTCGGCAACTTCGTTGTCGGGCTTCTGCGGAATCACTTTTACGTCGAACGATCCAGTCACGCGTTGCGGCATCTTCTGATTCTCCTTTGTTGAAGCTGCTGGTTCAAATTCGGAAATAAACAACCGAGTTGTTCAGTCCTCAATCCCAAAATCGTAAATCGTCATTCCGCGTGACGTCCCCCACAGTGAACTCCGGGTAGTGGGTCAGTTTGAAATCTGAAGGGGCTCGCGCCCGTTCTCAAATCATGGCATCATCTCTACATGCCTAAACGCTCAAGCAAAGATCACGACTTCGCGACGATTGCCCGCAGTGTCGTGGAAAAGGCAATCGGAGAAACGCTGACTGGCGAACCGTTGCCTAATCCAGACGAGGGTAAGAATCCTGCTGCTGTGGCACTCGGTAAGCTCGGCGGCGCAAAAGGCGGTCGAGCGCGAGCAGAAAATCTCAGCAAGAAGGAGCGCTCCAGAATTGCGAGGC belongs to Terriglobia bacterium and includes:
- a CDS encoding STAS domain-containing protein, with product MLKISVNHVGNAAILKCEGRIVRGEETRLLCAALGGSEAIVDLSDVTAIDAAGIGMLVSLQASGVYLTLLNPNDAVRGVLCVTGLATVFDIREGTVAEILELIAMKTKPVGEPMVRTAALAG
- a CDS encoding RNA polymerase sigma factor, with product MDDALTQSSLMPDQDERISKAVEQESARLRNFIRRYVSDPADAEDVLQDVFYELVEAYRMMKPVEQVAAWLFRVARNRTIDLFRKRKREQAGTPVVENEEGELLRLEDLLPSPEAGPEAAYARGVLLEELDAALDELPAEQRDVFIAHEMMGQSFKEIAAETGVPLNTLLSRKRYAVLHLRERLRAIYKEFGLQ
- a CDS encoding DUF3224 domain-containing protein — protein: MPQRVTGSFDVKVIPQKPDNEVAEAAGLTRMSLDKQFHGDLEATSKGEMLASRPDAKGSGGYVALERVTGTLNGRRGSFVLQHSATMTRGVPTMSITVVPDSGTDELTGLTGKLNIIIGPDGKHSYEFEYAIE